One genomic region from Ralstonia pseudosolanacearum encodes:
- a CDS encoding helix-turn-helix transcriptional regulator has translation METTYSNDPLLLNLYRCCTAPGGWQAVLDRLCDEVGAHSVVMQATAFADDHQGRTYWCAHDSRTDVNAYQALISDANNPRMDRRRGLPVIGRFVGDEQLFTSREDVRQQQRLQRQLADLGFGRFLGALLPIGGDRFMAMVLHRPAGNDTAFGEADQQRLAGLLPHFGQATELSLSVHGERKLEQILSACLDRWQCGLVVCDADGRVQWMNRPARERIARHGALHLRDGLLHAHGDKAARLRHALMPRSIAHGRATFLTLDHAAHRLHLAVQPLTRVDGIADAGGALVMISDGNLAGEIPAAALAALFDLTEAESRLASALVQGDTLEQYAQRRGVSIGTVRYQLKQVLSKTGTNRQSELMRKVLCSAAAHAAGFQSASMH, from the coding sequence CCCGGCGGATGGCAGGCGGTGCTCGACCGGCTGTGCGACGAGGTCGGCGCGCACTCCGTCGTCATGCAGGCCACTGCTTTCGCGGATGACCACCAGGGCCGCACGTACTGGTGCGCGCACGATTCCCGCACCGATGTGAATGCCTACCAGGCACTGATCTCCGACGCCAACAACCCGCGCATGGACCGCCGGCGCGGCTTGCCGGTCATCGGCCGGTTCGTCGGCGACGAACAGCTGTTCACCAGCCGCGAAGACGTCCGCCAGCAGCAGCGGCTGCAGCGGCAGCTGGCCGACCTGGGCTTCGGGCGCTTTCTCGGCGCGCTGCTGCCGATCGGCGGCGACCGCTTCATGGCGATGGTGCTTCACCGCCCGGCCGGCAACGACACCGCCTTCGGCGAGGCCGACCAGCAGCGGCTTGCCGGCCTGCTGCCCCACTTCGGCCAGGCCACCGAGCTCAGCCTGTCCGTGCACGGCGAGCGCAAGCTCGAGCAGATCCTCAGCGCCTGCCTGGACCGCTGGCAATGCGGCCTGGTCGTCTGCGATGCCGACGGCCGGGTGCAATGGATGAACCGCCCGGCGCGAGAGCGCATCGCGCGCCACGGTGCGCTGCACCTGCGCGACGGCCTGCTGCACGCCCACGGCGACAAGGCGGCCCGGCTGCGGCACGCGCTGATGCCGCGCAGCATCGCCCACGGCCGGGCGACCTTCCTCACGCTCGATCACGCCGCCCACCGGCTGCACCTGGCCGTGCAGCCGCTGACGCGCGTCGACGGCATCGCCGATGCCGGTGGCGCGCTCGTCATGATCAGCGACGGCAACCTCGCCGGCGAGATCCCGGCCGCGGCGCTCGCCGCGCTGTTCGACCTGACCGAGGCCGAATCCCGGCTGGCCAGCGCGCTGGTGCAGGGCGACACGCTCGAGCAGTATGCGCAGCGCCGCGGCGTGTCGATCGGCACGGTGCGCTATCAGCTCAAGCAGGTGCTCTCGAAGACCGGCACCAACCGGCAATCCGAACTGATGCGCAAAGTGCTGTGCTCGGCCGCGGCGCACGCGGCGGGCTTCCAGTCGGCCAGCATGCATTGA
- a CDS encoding carboxymuconolactone decarboxylase family protein, producing MSAPSTVARDAFGHIAPALADYTDNVLFDDVWQRPGLSPRDRSLITVASLIALYRTNELPFHLKKALDNGLRRDELIEAITHLAFYSGWPTASTALPIAQRVFEAADA from the coding sequence ATGTCCGCCCCCTCGACCGTCGCGCGCGACGCGTTCGGCCACATCGCGCCCGCGCTGGCCGACTATACCGACAACGTCCTCTTCGACGATGTCTGGCAGCGGCCGGGACTGTCCCCCCGCGACCGCAGCCTCATCACCGTGGCCAGCCTGATCGCGCTGTATCGCACCAACGAACTGCCCTTCCATCTCAAGAAGGCGCTCGACAACGGCCTGCGCCGCGATGAGCTGATCGAGGCCATCACCCACCTCGCCTTCTATTCGGGCTGGCCGACGGCCAGCACGGCGCTGCCGATCGCGCAGCGCGTCTTCGAGGCCGCGGACGCCTGA
- a CDS encoding aldo/keto reductase, protein MEYRYLGRSALKVSPLCLGAMMFGGETDEATATRIIGKAFDQGINFIDTADVYHAGRSETIVGRAIAARRDSWVVATKFGFPTAPGPNEQGQSRKWIMQSVEASLKRLGTDYIDILYFHRAIPDLPLEEGVRAVGDLIRQGKVRYFGVSNFRGWRIAEVARLADQFGIDRPVASEPLYNLVDRSAEVEQLPAAAHYGLGVVSYSPLARGVLTGKYAVDAPPPADSRAGRGDKRIQQTEWRPESLRIAQQIAAHAAARGTTPIAFALAWVLNNQLVSSTIAGPRTEAHWDNYAEALNVRLGPDDEQFVDRLVPPGHASTPGYTDPGYPVEGRKAR, encoded by the coding sequence ATGGAGTATCGGTATCTGGGCCGCAGTGCCCTCAAGGTGTCGCCCCTGTGCCTGGGCGCGATGATGTTCGGCGGCGAGACCGACGAGGCCACCGCCACGCGCATCATCGGCAAGGCATTCGACCAGGGCATCAACTTCATCGACACCGCGGACGTCTACCACGCCGGCCGCTCAGAGACGATCGTCGGCCGCGCCATCGCCGCGCGGCGCGACAGCTGGGTCGTCGCCACCAAGTTCGGCTTCCCGACCGCGCCGGGGCCGAACGAGCAGGGCCAGTCCCGCAAGTGGATCATGCAGTCGGTCGAGGCCAGCCTGAAGCGGCTGGGCACCGACTACATCGACATCCTCTACTTCCATCGCGCCATCCCCGACCTGCCGCTGGAGGAAGGCGTGCGCGCCGTCGGCGACCTGATCCGCCAGGGCAAGGTGCGCTACTTCGGCGTGTCCAACTTCCGCGGCTGGCGCATCGCCGAAGTCGCGCGGCTGGCAGACCAGTTCGGCATCGACCGCCCGGTGGCCAGCGAGCCGCTCTACAACCTCGTCGACCGCTCGGCCGAGGTCGAGCAGCTGCCGGCCGCCGCGCACTACGGGCTGGGCGTGGTGTCGTACAGTCCGCTGGCGCGCGGCGTGCTGACGGGCAAGTATGCCGTCGATGCGCCCCCGCCCGCCGACAGCCGGGCCGGGCGCGGCGACAAGCGCATCCAGCAGACCGAATGGCGACCGGAATCGCTGCGGATCGCGCAGCAGATCGCCGCCCATGCCGCCGCGCGCGGCACCACGCCGATCGCGTTCGCGCTGGCCTGGGTGCTCAACAACCAGTTGGTCAGCTCGACCATCGCGGGCCCGCGCACCGAGGCGCACTGGGACAACTACGCCGAAGCGCTGAACGTGCGGCTCGGCCCCGACGACGAGCAGTTCGTCGACCGCCTCGTGCCGCCGGGCCATGCCTCCACGCCGGGCTATACCGATCCGGGCTATCCGGTGGAAGGACGCAAGGCGCGGTGA
- a CDS encoding LysR family transcriptional regulator: protein MARENYHDLLAFLAVARERSFTRAAAQLGVSPSALSHTVRALETRLGIRLLTRTTRSVSPTEAGERLLQSIAPRFEEIDAELAAISELRDTPSGTVRITTTDYAIRTLLWPKLSKVLHDYPDVKVEFVTDYGLTDIVAERYDIGVRLGDTLAKDMIAARIAPDLRMVIVGAPAYLKRHPAPKTPQDLTAHRCINLRLPTRGGVYAWELKKGQREIQVRVDGQLTFNGVYEILDAALSGYGLAYMPEDLAQPHVAAGRLKWVLEDWFPTFPGYHVYYPSRRQSSRALTLVIDALRDRS from the coding sequence ATGGCGCGCGAGAACTACCACGACCTCCTGGCCTTCCTCGCCGTGGCGCGCGAGCGCAGCTTCACCCGGGCGGCGGCGCAGCTCGGCGTGTCGCCCTCGGCGCTGAGCCATACCGTGCGCGCGCTGGAGACGCGGCTCGGCATCCGGCTGCTGACCCGCACCACGCGCAGCGTGTCACCCACCGAGGCCGGCGAGCGGCTGCTGCAATCCATCGCCCCGCGCTTCGAAGAAATCGATGCGGAACTCGCGGCCATCAGCGAATTGCGCGACACCCCCTCGGGCACGGTCCGCATCACCACCACCGACTACGCCATCCGCACCTTGCTGTGGCCCAAGCTGTCGAAGGTCCTGCACGACTATCCGGACGTGAAGGTCGAATTCGTGACCGACTACGGGCTGACCGACATCGTGGCCGAGCGCTACGACATCGGCGTGCGCCTGGGCGACACGCTGGCCAAGGACATGATCGCCGCGCGCATCGCGCCGGACCTGCGCATGGTCATCGTCGGCGCGCCGGCTTACCTGAAGCGGCACCCGGCCCCCAAGACCCCGCAGGACCTCACCGCGCACCGCTGCATCAACCTGCGCCTGCCGACCCGCGGCGGCGTGTACGCGTGGGAGCTCAAGAAGGGCCAGCGCGAAATCCAGGTGCGCGTAGATGGACAGCTCACCTTCAACGGTGTCTACGAGATCCTCGACGCGGCGCTGTCCGGCTACGGGCTGGCCTATATGCCCGAAGACCTGGCCCAGCCGCACGTGGCGGCGGGCCGCCTCAAGTGGGTGCTGGAAGACTGGTTCCCGACCTTCCCCGGCTATCACGTCTACTACCCGAGCCGCCGGCAGTCGTCGCGCGCGCTCACGCTGGTGATCGACGCGCTGCGCGACCGGAGCTGA